The following proteins come from a genomic window of Shewanella halifaxensis HAW-EB4:
- the aceB gene encoding malate synthase A has protein sequence MTEQLTALESSDTLVSSQELQINGSAVAGQEQVLTEGTLCLLKALCKQFAAEVPNLLANRQAKQKRIDSGELPDFLEETQALRQRDWLIRGIPQDLQDRRVEITGPVERKMVINALNANAKVFMADFEDSLAPSWQKIVQGQINLRDAVNGDISYIATETGKHYSLNDNPAVLICRVRGLHMLEQHVQFGGVAIPASLFDFCVYFYNNYRKLLSKGSGPYFYIPKLESHLEARWWAKVFAFVEERFCLQPGTIKCTCLIETLPAVFEMDEILYELRSNIVALNCGRWDYIFSYIKTLNNHSDRVLPDRQSVTMDKPFLSAYSRLLIKTCHKRGALAMGGMAAFIPSKDAEINQQVLDKVKQDKQLEARNGHDGTWVAHPGLADTAMAIFNEYIGEDHINQLHITRDVDAPIHARELLKPAKGECTEAGMRLNIRIALQYIESWINGNGCVPIYGLMEDAATAEISRTSIWQWIKHLQPLSSGAIVTKGLFQEMLVEELAHVKDEVGADRFTHGSFTQAAVLLEQITTSDELVDFLTEPGYQILVE, from the coding sequence ATGACGGAGCAATTAACTGCACTAGAGAGCTCAGATACATTGGTGTCGAGTCAAGAGTTACAGATTAATGGGTCTGCAGTGGCAGGCCAAGAGCAGGTGCTGACAGAGGGCACATTGTGTTTGCTTAAGGCCTTATGCAAGCAGTTTGCCGCAGAGGTGCCCAATTTGCTTGCCAATAGACAGGCTAAGCAAAAGCGTATCGATTCAGGCGAGTTGCCTGATTTTCTAGAAGAGACTCAAGCGCTGCGTCAGCGAGATTGGCTGATCCGCGGCATTCCCCAAGACTTACAAGATAGACGCGTCGAGATCACTGGCCCTGTTGAAAGAAAAATGGTCATTAATGCGCTTAATGCAAATGCCAAAGTATTTATGGCTGACTTTGAAGATTCACTTGCTCCAAGCTGGCAAAAAATCGTGCAAGGACAAATAAACCTGCGTGATGCAGTTAACGGCGACATTAGCTATATCGCAACGGAAACTGGCAAGCATTACTCGCTAAATGATAATCCCGCAGTGCTCATCTGCCGAGTGCGTGGTTTACATATGTTGGAGCAGCATGTGCAGTTTGGTGGGGTCGCAATTCCAGCGAGCTTGTTTGATTTTTGCGTCTATTTCTACAATAACTACCGCAAGTTATTGAGTAAAGGCAGCGGGCCTTACTTTTATATCCCTAAACTTGAAAGTCATCTTGAGGCTAGATGGTGGGCTAAGGTATTTGCATTTGTTGAGGAGCGGTTTTGCCTGCAGCCCGGTACGATAAAGTGTACCTGTTTAATTGAAACTCTTCCGGCTGTGTTTGAGATGGATGAGATCTTATATGAACTGCGCTCTAACATTGTTGCACTGAACTGCGGTCGTTGGGATTATATTTTTAGCTATATTAAAACTCTAAATAACCATAGCGACAGGGTGTTGCCCGATAGACAGTCGGTCACCATGGATAAGCCATTCTTGAGTGCTTATTCTCGTTTGTTGATTAAAACCTGTCATAAGCGTGGCGCCTTAGCCATGGGGGGGATGGCGGCCTTTATTCCATCAAAGGATGCCGAGATTAACCAGCAAGTGCTAGATAAGGTTAAGCAAGATAAGCAGTTAGAAGCGCGTAATGGTCATGATGGTACTTGGGTTGCTCACCCGGGACTTGCCGATACTGCGATGGCCATTTTTAACGAATACATAGGTGAAGATCATATTAATCAACTACACATCACTCGTGACGTTGATGCTCCTATTCACGCCAGAGAACTACTCAAGCCCGCAAAGGGGGAGTGCACAGAAGCGGGCATGCGCCTCAACATTCGAATTGCACTGCAATATATCGAGTCTTGGATTAATGGCAACGGCTGTGTGCCTATTTACGGCTTGATGGAAGATGCCGCCACTGCAGAGATATCTCGTACATCTATTTGGCAGTGGATAAAGCACCTGCAGCCGCTTAGCTCTGGCGCAATTGTGACTAAAGGCTTGTTTCAAGAGATGTTGGTAGAGGAGCTCGCCCACGTTAAAGACGAGGTCGGTGCAGACCGTTTTACCCATGGCAGTTTTACTCAGGCTGCGGTTCTGTTAGAGCAGATCACCACTTCAGACGAGCTGGTCGACTTCTTAACGGAGCCGGGATATCAAATACTGGTGGAGTAA
- a CDS encoding HDOD domain-containing protein has product MKASNIENSRYKGVEYWTNRISDQEMPALCSTVKTLEKLAKDDVSSLSILGKSVMHDNALTSRILRVANSVTYSKGVSQVTTVSRAAVVLGFDTIKNICITAKLLSSLLEAEGLSEGVYNRMLKLMAQAFQAAMLTKMLLKDYDEELQEEVFIASLLYHLGESAFWSTGCAETLVLDHKLKHCSSSQETNKATREVLGATFEQLSLGLARSWGLGSLLIKSLSQPDERTPEIRSIFLANKLSEILCQSQPSMPELSKRLKQTADMLGLEVDELKGRMIRCHKATKTMADAYGARILVEHLPEPKYLSGELEESVPAFVIYVADANRQLQCLRELTQCALNKQDFNQVLTIALKGVLTGVGVDRCGVLLMTPNRQSLLPRIVYGEGAEQMKASFNISLNNSAKSVFQDCISLKKSLFIDNPRSPKWRLFMDDEAKSLTAAAGFMLAPLIMDHTAIGVVYADRDSSGRRLSVDDFTSFSHLVDMANVCFSASIK; this is encoded by the coding sequence GTGAAAGCAAGTAATATAGAAAACAGTCGATATAAAGGCGTAGAGTATTGGACTAATCGTATTAGTGACCAAGAGATGCCTGCACTTTGCTCAACGGTGAAAACTCTCGAAAAGCTGGCAAAAGACGATGTCTCTTCCTTATCGATTCTGGGTAAGAGTGTCATGCATGATAATGCATTGACCTCCAGAATTTTGCGAGTAGCAAATAGCGTGACTTACAGTAAGGGAGTTAGTCAGGTTACCACTGTTAGTCGTGCAGCTGTCGTGTTGGGATTTGATACGATTAAGAATATCTGTATTACGGCTAAATTGCTCAGCAGTTTGTTAGAAGCTGAAGGGCTCTCTGAAGGTGTTTACAACAGAATGCTGAAGCTGATGGCGCAGGCATTTCAGGCTGCAATGCTGACAAAGATGTTACTCAAGGATTACGATGAAGAACTTCAAGAAGAGGTATTTATTGCCTCTTTGCTTTATCACTTAGGTGAAAGTGCTTTTTGGAGTACGGGCTGTGCTGAAACTTTAGTGCTTGATCATAAACTAAAGCATTGCAGCTCCTCTCAAGAGACGAATAAGGCCACTCGAGAGGTACTTGGTGCCACATTTGAGCAGTTATCTTTAGGGTTAGCTAGAAGCTGGGGCTTAGGCAGTTTACTGATAAAATCATTGAGCCAACCCGATGAGCGTACACCTGAGATCCGCAGTATCTTTTTGGCGAATAAGCTCAGTGAAATATTATGTCAGAGCCAGCCATCCATGCCAGAGTTGTCGAAACGACTAAAACAAACTGCTGATATGTTAGGTTTAGAGGTTGATGAACTCAAGGGGCGGATGATCCGCTGTCATAAAGCGACTAAAACCATGGCTGACGCCTATGGCGCGCGGATATTAGTGGAGCATTTACCGGAGCCTAAATACCTCTCCGGTGAATTAGAGGAGAGCGTACCCGCTTTTGTTATCTATGTTGCAGATGCTAATCGTCAGTTGCAATGTTTGCGAGAACTCACACAGTGTGCGTTAAATAAACAAGATTTTAATCAGGTACTCACCATCGCATTAAAAGGGGTTTTAACAGGTGTAGGTGTGGATCGGTGCGGTGTGTTGTTGATGACTCCGAACCGACAGTCATTACTCCCTAGGATTGTTTATGGGGAGGGAGCTGAGCAAATGAAAGCCTCGTTTAATATCTCATTGAACAACAGCGCTAAAAGCGTATTTCAGGACTGTATTTCATTAAAGAAGTCCCTGTTCATTGATAATCCTCGTTCGCCTAAGTGGCGTTTATTTATGGATGATGAAGCTAAATCTTTAACGGCTGCAGCGGGGTTTATGTTGGCACCGCTCATTATGGATCATACTGCGATAGGTGTGGTATATGCGGACAGAGATAGCTCGGGAAGGCGTTTATCGGTCGATGACTTTACTAGCTTTAGCCATCTGGTAGATATGGCAAACGTCTGTTTTTCCGCCTCAATTAAATAA
- a CDS encoding nuclear transport factor 2 family protein, with translation MFKLSASKAICILLLLSSSISINALANASSESDKQQAAAVLDALNQYSSNADWDSYFALYDDKGIFIGTDVNEHWGKAEFEQYVRPTKGWRYDLTSRKMTQHGDVIWFDEILSSPSYGVSRGTGTLIKTTKGWKIAQYHLSFPIPNAIAKSITQQIKTAENSD, from the coding sequence ATGTTCAAACTAAGTGCCTCGAAAGCAATATGTATTTTATTGTTACTCTCAAGCTCCATTTCAATCAATGCACTCGCAAATGCCAGCTCAGAAAGTGATAAACAGCAAGCTGCTGCGGTTTTAGATGCCTTAAACCAATACTCCTCCAATGCCGACTGGGATAGTTACTTTGCACTTTACGATGATAAAGGCATTTTTATCGGTACAGATGTAAATGAGCACTGGGGTAAAGCGGAGTTTGAACAATATGTCAGGCCAACAAAAGGCTGGCGTTACGATTTAACCAGTAGAAAGATGACGCAGCACGGTGATGTTATCTGGTTTGACGAAATATTATCTAGCCCCTCCTACGGCGTGAGTCGTGGCACCGGAACCTTAATCAAGACAACCAAAGGCTGGAAAATAGCCCAGTATCACTTAAGTTTTCCTATCCCTAATGCCATAGCAAAATCGATTACCCAACAGATAAAGACCGCAGAAAATAGCGACTGA
- a CDS encoding zinc-dependent peptidase gives MLAIFLILLISGSVIAWIASASWRARRRRKHISQQPFPHEWRNILKRRIPFFRVLPADLQLQLKKHIQIFIAEKHFVGCDGLQIDDDIRVTVAAQACLLLLNRQTDFYPRLKEILIYPSAFIVENQQQHGAGVVSDQRRVLSGESWQHGRVILSWQTTQHDAAVPDDGSNVVIHEFAHQLDQEDGSANGAPILKNISDYASWSEVLMQEYQSLVNATQYGEYSLFSYYGATNPAEFFAVISEVFFEKPHEFINQHPALYQELRSFYQLDPVNWQ, from the coding sequence ATGTTAGCTATTTTTCTTATCCTGCTTATCAGCGGTAGTGTGATTGCATGGATTGCAAGTGCGTCATGGCGCGCTCGTCGTCGACGAAAACATATTAGCCAACAGCCTTTTCCCCATGAATGGCGTAATATTTTAAAACGGCGTATTCCGTTCTTTAGAGTATTACCTGCGGATCTGCAGCTACAGCTGAAAAAACACATTCAAATCTTTATCGCAGAAAAGCATTTTGTCGGATGCGATGGCCTGCAAATCGATGATGATATTCGCGTCACTGTAGCCGCACAAGCCTGCTTATTATTACTCAATAGGCAAACCGACTTTTATCCAAGATTAAAAGAGATCCTGATTTATCCGTCCGCATTTATTGTCGAAAACCAGCAGCAACATGGTGCAGGAGTCGTGTCTGATCAACGAAGAGTGTTATCGGGTGAGTCATGGCAACATGGTCGAGTGATATTGTCTTGGCAAACAACCCAGCACGATGCCGCAGTACCAGATGATGGCAGTAATGTGGTGATCCATGAGTTTGCCCATCAATTAGATCAAGAAGATGGTAGTGCGAACGGTGCCCCAATTCTAAAAAATATCTCAGATTACGCATCTTGGTCTGAAGTACTAATGCAAGAGTATCAAAGCCTAGTCAATGCCACTCAATACGGTGAGTACTCACTATTTAGCTACTATGGCGCCACGAACCCTGCGGAGTTTTTTGCCGTAATAAGTGAAGTATTTTTTGAGAAACCTCATGAGTTTATCAATCAACATCCGGCGCTTTATCAAGAGTTGAGATCCTTCTACCAACTCGATCCAGTGAATTGGCAGTAA
- a CDS encoding AAA family ATPase codes for MIILVGGEKGGSGKSCLAQNVAVFLTAECQASVIMVDCDPQRTTSDWIHARNNNADLPSINCVQLYGKIRNDLLSLEQHYDYVIVDCGGQDNLALRATMSVASHVLMPLRPKRRDLKTVSHMDDIVATCMMINPKMRATFVITQCPSLPNQANRILEAKEVCKTYDINVLDAITYSRNIYDDSEESGLSVLEIEPKGKAASEIRGIACEMLQVNNATEIRNHLAEKHMNKMRGNYGSGRSQEKLYAV; via the coding sequence ATGATCATACTCGTCGGTGGCGAAAAAGGTGGTAGTGGTAAAAGTTGCCTAGCCCAAAATGTCGCTGTATTTCTAACAGCAGAATGCCAAGCCTCAGTCATTATGGTTGATTGCGATCCTCAGCGTACGACGTCAGATTGGATCCATGCTCGCAATAATAACGCCGATTTGCCAAGCATTAATTGTGTACAACTTTACGGTAAAATCCGTAATGATCTTCTCAGCTTAGAGCAGCATTATGACTACGTCATAGTCGATTGTGGCGGCCAAGATAACTTAGCACTACGTGCAACTATGTCTGTCGCTTCGCACGTACTGATGCCACTACGCCCTAAACGCCGAGATCTGAAAACCGTTAGCCACATGGATGATATCGTTGCTACTTGTATGATGATAAACCCTAAAATGCGCGCCACATTTGTTATTACCCAATGCCCTAGTTTGCCTAACCAAGCCAACCGTATCTTGGAAGCAAAAGAAGTTTGTAAGACATACGACATCAATGTGTTAGACGCGATTACCTACAGCAGAAACATCTATGATGACAGCGAAGAATCTGGTCTATCGGTACTCGAAATTGAACCTAAGGGCAAAGCCGCAAGCGAAATTAGAGGCATTGCCTGTGAAATGCTACAAGTCAATAATGCAACTGAAATTCGCAATCACCTTGCTGAAAAACACATGAACAAGATGAGAGGTAATTATGGGTCTGGCAGATCTCAAGAAAAACTCTACGCCGTCTAG
- a CDS encoding DUF3820 family protein — protein sequence MDEKLLLEAITQKMPFGKYAGRRLLELPEPYLVWFHSKGFPEGKLGQQLALMYEVKLNGLEGMLQPILDEAKRTGSN from the coding sequence ATGGATGAAAAACTTCTGCTTGAAGCCATTACTCAAAAGATGCCTTTTGGCAAATATGCTGGCAGGCGCTTACTGGAACTGCCTGAGCCTTACTTAGTTTGGTTCCACTCAAAAGGCTTTCCTGAGGGGAAGTTGGGTCAGCAACTAGCGCTAATGTATGAAGTGAAACTAAATGGGCTTGAAGGTATGTTGCAACCCATTTTAGATGAAGCTAAGCGTACAGGCTCTAATTGA
- a CDS encoding GNAT family N-acetyltransferase, which produces MLKLIPYRKEYAAEVSVVAHIAINQISDDVYSAEERTAWSFAPRSSYHWHKRLSRSQTWLMIDEQRLASGRAFCCGFINLETDFNSRGYIDSLYVHPDYQGRGVAKRLYSALALWAIEHEYDELFVDASKLSKSLFASMGFKLRHRSYQEKRGVVIMGYYMSKVLKSAI; this is translated from the coding sequence ATGCTGAAACTCATCCCTTATCGAAAAGAATATGCTGCCGAGGTGTCTGTGGTCGCGCACATCGCTATCAACCAGATAAGTGATGATGTTTATAGTGCCGAGGAAAGAACGGCTTGGTCGTTTGCGCCACGTTCGAGTTATCACTGGCATAAGCGTCTGTCGCGGTCTCAAACATGGTTAATGATTGACGAACAACGGTTAGCGTCGGGTCGTGCTTTTTGCTGTGGCTTTATCAACCTAGAAACTGACTTTAACAGCCGTGGCTATATCGATAGCCTTTATGTACATCCAGATTATCAAGGACGAGGTGTAGCAAAGCGACTCTATAGCGCATTAGCCTTATGGGCAATTGAGCATGAGTATGATGAATTATTTGTCGATGCATCAAAACTGTCTAAGTCGTTATTTGCGTCTATGGGGTTTAAGCTTCGTCATCGCAGTTATCAAGAGAAGCGCGGCGTTGTGATCATGGGGTATTACATGAGCAAGGTGTTAAAATCTGCCATATAA
- a CDS encoding GNAT family N-acetyltransferase, with protein sequence MTTVSIIRPFSDKDASQLAQVFHLSVNQGSSSHYNEQQRAAWSPKIRSEQIWLERLAGTYTWVAEIEQKVIGFINLKRVSGFDFAKSVESAKSNGGIVLSAEIDCLFVHPDYTGVGAASNLYQVLEAKALSIGLVQLTVEASYLAKPFFERFGFHATRQNSHQRGEQVLVNFSMSKALV encoded by the coding sequence ATGACAACAGTGAGTATTATACGTCCGTTTTCCGATAAAGATGCCTCACAGCTAGCCCAAGTGTTTCATTTAAGTGTCAATCAAGGTTCAAGTTCCCACTATAATGAGCAGCAACGTGCAGCCTGGTCGCCCAAAATACGCAGTGAGCAAATTTGGCTTGAGCGTTTAGCGGGGACTTATACTTGGGTCGCAGAAATTGAGCAAAAGGTTATAGGTTTTATAAATTTAAAACGTGTTAGCGGATTTGATTTTGCTAAGAGTGTCGAATCAGCAAAGAGCAATGGAGGAATTGTTCTCAGCGCGGAAATAGATTGCCTATTTGTTCATCCAGACTATACCGGGGTGGGAGCTGCGAGTAATTTATATCAGGTACTTGAAGCCAAAGCATTATCGATAGGCTTGGTGCAATTAACGGTAGAGGCTTCTTATTTAGCTAAGCCATTTTTTGAGCGATTTGGATTTCACGCTACACGTCAAAATAGCCATCAACGGGGTGAACAAGTGTTAGTGAACTTCAGCATGAGTAAAGCACTGGTTTAA
- a CDS encoding bifunctional metallophosphatase/5'-nucleotidase translates to MTTAQSTIAQYKLKLAHINDTHSHFDANRIQFTIYEQQKELTLYSHTGGYARIAYQLKQAKLAAKDNQQSFLFLHGGDSFQGTLYFNEFKGKANSDLLNMLQPDAMVLGNHEIDAGNEPVLDFLNDIHFPLLAGNMDLSQECQQKCARLANHPKLLDLEPLTQTAKVLLKPLQDKQVAIIGITLDQMTEIAQPDDDTHFVSAIETARRSVAKLKADGIDHIVVLSHLGLDQDRVLAKEVDGISVIVGGHSHTLQGDFRALGLSNMPYGERINNTAILHAGKYAETLGIADITFDANGNVTSLSGGNYFMLDEQFILQASDDVSPQDYLNVRQTLKSHPLILWDDEDSQVQARILQKYRPSLDALNNKILGFVPRNLVHTRLPSKALPHGSEIAPWVSRSMYQETRELGIQVDFALHNAGGVRQSLDKGELSLAEVLGRILPFDIPLVTYEIQGQYLFQILESAINGATNNSVIGTGAGSFPYTYGLKYFYDGRLALGQRIIKLEVLHIEDGKQLWLPLDADAYYTGVSSSYTASGKEGYFPILQANWQRDVEGLSLPGAFTRFISKAQTLDEVLEPQVHYTSHNHLQI, encoded by the coding sequence ATGACAACAGCACAGTCCACTATCGCGCAATACAAGCTAAAGCTTGCTCATATCAACGATACCCACTCTCACTTCGATGCAAACCGTATTCAATTTACGATTTATGAGCAACAAAAAGAGCTGACTCTTTATAGCCATACTGGTGGTTACGCCCGTATCGCCTATCAGCTTAAACAAGCAAAATTAGCCGCCAAAGACAATCAACAGAGTTTTCTATTTCTGCACGGTGGCGACAGCTTTCAGGGCACCCTTTACTTCAATGAGTTTAAGGGCAAAGCTAACTCTGACCTGTTGAATATGCTTCAACCAGACGCAATGGTGCTCGGCAATCATGAAATTGATGCGGGTAATGAACCAGTACTCGACTTTCTCAATGATATTCACTTTCCACTGTTAGCTGGCAATATGGATCTTAGCCAAGAATGCCAGCAAAAGTGCGCGCGTCTCGCAAATCACCCTAAGCTGCTCGACTTAGAACCACTGACCCAAACGGCAAAAGTGTTGCTAAAGCCACTACAAGATAAGCAAGTGGCTATTATTGGTATCACCTTAGATCAGATGACTGAAATTGCTCAGCCAGATGATGATACCCACTTTGTCAGTGCTATCGAAACCGCTCGTCGCAGTGTAGCCAAGCTAAAAGCCGATGGCATAGACCATATTGTCGTGTTGAGCCATTTAGGACTCGATCAAGATAGAGTGCTAGCCAAAGAGGTCGATGGCATTAGCGTTATCGTTGGTGGTCACTCACATACACTGCAAGGTGACTTTCGCGCCCTTGGCTTATCTAATATGCCCTACGGTGAACGCATCAATAACACCGCGATATTGCATGCAGGTAAGTATGCCGAAACCTTGGGCATAGCCGATATTACCTTCGATGCCAATGGCAACGTGACCAGCCTATCAGGTGGCAATTACTTCATGTTAGATGAGCAATTTATTTTGCAAGCATCTGACGATGTGAGTCCGCAAGATTACCTCAACGTGAGACAAACATTGAAGTCTCACCCTCTTATATTATGGGATGATGAAGATAGCCAAGTACAAGCTCGGATCTTGCAAAAGTATCGCCCTAGCCTAGATGCATTAAATAATAAAATCTTGGGTTTTGTTCCCAGAAACTTAGTCCATACTCGCCTACCGAGCAAAGCCTTACCTCACGGCAGTGAAATTGCGCCTTGGGTGAGTCGTAGCATGTATCAAGAAACCCGTGAACTGGGTATTCAAGTTGATTTCGCGCTTCATAATGCTGGCGGAGTACGTCAATCGCTTGATAAAGGTGAGCTGAGTTTAGCCGAAGTATTGGGCCGCATTCTACCTTTTGACATCCCGCTGGTGACGTATGAGATCCAGGGGCAATATCTATTTCAGATACTTGAGTCAGCGATTAATGGCGCAACCAATAATAGTGTGATCGGCACTGGCGCCGGCAGTTTCCCCTACACTTATGGCTTGAAATACTTTTACGATGGCCGGCTAGCATTGGGTCAACGCATTATTAAGCTTGAAGTATTGCATATAGAAGACGGAAAACAGTTATGGTTACCTCTTGATGCCGACGCCTATTACACCGGAGTGTCATCGTCTTACACAGCGTCAGGCAAAGAGGGCTATTTTCCTATCTTGCAAGCGAATTGGCAGCGTGATGTTGAGGGCTTAAGTCTTCCCGGAGCCTTTACCCGTTTTATCAGCAAGGCGCAGACCTTAGATGAAGTGCTAGAGCCTCAGGTTCATTACACTAGCCATAATCACTTGCAGATATAA
- a CDS encoding CNNM domain-containing protein: MITLIIIIFVAITVSFLCSVFEAVLLSVTPSYIASLTKTNPAAANRLRKQKENVESPLVSILTLNTIAHTVGAAVAGAQAAKVFGDEMLGVFSGVLTFLILFFSEIIPKTLGANYWRSLAPTVSIALVWMERSTLPLIWMSNQVTKLMGKGDEGQYIRQEMSAMAEIGRASGELDEQESKILTQMLSVKEMPVTAIMTPRTVMFRLPTDLTQDEFAQRFMAKPFTRIPVYDEDPDNIIGYVNRNDILLAERSTPKESIAVLKRSLLVIPETAKILPLFELMIKRNTKIAMVVDEYGSNEGIVTLEDIVESLLGLEIVDSNDPVADMQQFARKLWSRRMKDKGIVLSDDGDFEKEKS; the protein is encoded by the coding sequence ATGATAACTCTTATCATTATAATATTTGTCGCGATTACTGTCTCTTTTCTTTGTAGTGTATTTGAAGCTGTATTGCTTTCTGTTACACCAAGCTATATTGCCTCGTTAACAAAAACCAACCCAGCTGCTGCTAACAGGTTACGTAAGCAAAAAGAGAACGTTGAATCTCCTCTCGTTTCAATCCTTACGCTAAACACTATCGCACACACCGTTGGTGCTGCTGTTGCTGGTGCGCAAGCTGCTAAGGTATTTGGCGATGAGATGCTAGGCGTATTTTCTGGTGTTCTTACCTTCTTAATTCTCTTCTTCTCAGAGATCATTCCTAAAACTTTAGGTGCAAACTATTGGCGCTCACTGGCTCCAACCGTATCTATCGCATTGGTTTGGATGGAACGTAGTACTTTACCTCTCATTTGGATGTCTAATCAGGTTACTAAGCTGATGGGCAAAGGGGATGAAGGTCAGTATATTCGTCAAGAGATGAGTGCAATGGCTGAGATCGGCCGCGCATCTGGAGAGCTTGATGAGCAAGAGTCGAAGATTTTAACTCAAATGCTGTCAGTTAAAGAGATGCCTGTAACCGCCATCATGACTCCAAGAACAGTCATGTTTAGATTACCTACTGACTTGACTCAAGATGAGTTTGCCCAGCGATTCATGGCCAAGCCATTTACCCGAATTCCTGTCTATGATGAAGATCCAGATAATATTATTGGTTACGTCAATAGAAACGATATTTTGCTTGCTGAACGCTCGACGCCAAAAGAATCAATTGCAGTACTAAAGAGAAGTTTATTGGTTATCCCTGAGACAGCCAAAATCCTACCTCTTTTTGAGCTAATGATTAAGCGAAATACCAAGATTGCGATGGTAGTTGATGAATATGGTTCTAACGAAGGTATTGTTACCTTAGAAGATATCGTTGAGTCTCTATTAGGCCTTGAAATTGTCGATTCGAATGACCCTGTGGCAGACATGCAGCAATTTGCTCGTAAGCTATGGAGTCGCCGAATGAAAGATAAAGGCATCGTGTTATCTGATGATGGCGATTTCGAAAAAGAAAAAAGCTAA
- a CDS encoding bifunctional tRNA (adenosine(37)-C2)-methyltransferase TrmG/ribosomal RNA large subunit methyltransferase RlmN translates to MSEKKINLLDLDRKALRVLFTEMGEKPFRADQLMKWIYHFGVSDFEEMTNINKVLRAKLAAKCEIVAPEISSYQKSVDGTIKFAINVGDGQEVETVYIPEDDRATLCVSSQVGCALECTFCSTAQQGFNRNLTVAEIVGQIWRVADFIGFVKDTGERPITNVVMMGMGEPLLNLKNVIPAMDIMLDDFGFSLSKRRVTLSTSGVVPALDKLGDALDVALAVSIHAPNDELRDVLVPVNKKYPLEEFLGGIRRYIAKSNANRGRVTVEYVMLDHINDSTDQAHELAKLMKDTPCKVNLIPFNPYPGSPYGRSSNSRIDRFSKVLMEYGLTVIVRKTRGDDIDAACGQLAGDIRDRTKRLAKKQMQESQISVTMN, encoded by the coding sequence ATGAGTGAAAAGAAGATCAATTTATTGGATCTTGATCGTAAAGCATTAAGAGTGCTATTTACCGAAATGGGTGAAAAACCGTTTCGTGCTGATCAATTGATGAAATGGATTTATCATTTTGGCGTTAGTGACTTCGAAGAGATGACCAATATTAACAAAGTGTTGCGAGCAAAGCTTGCCGCTAAATGTGAAATTGTCGCACCTGAAATATCAAGCTACCAAAAGTCAGTTGATGGCACGATTAAGTTCGCCATCAATGTAGGTGATGGCCAAGAAGTTGAAACGGTTTACATCCCAGAAGATGACCGTGCAACCTTGTGCGTATCGTCACAAGTCGGTTGTGCGCTTGAATGTACTTTCTGCTCTACAGCGCAGCAAGGCTTTAACCGTAACCTGACTGTTGCTGAAATCGTTGGCCAGATTTGGCGTGTTGCCGACTTTATCGGTTTCGTTAAAGATACTGGCGAGCGTCCGATTACTAACGTCGTTATGATGGGCATGGGCGAGCCACTGCTTAACCTAAAGAACGTTATCCCTGCGATGGATATCATGCTTGATGACTTTGGTTTTAGTCTATCTAAGCGCCGCGTAACGCTATCAACATCAGGCGTTGTTCCTGCATTAGATAAACTCGGTGATGCACTTGATGTCGCATTAGCCGTGAGTATCCACGCGCCTAATGATGAGCTGCGTGATGTATTAGTGCCAGTTAACAAAAAGTATCCTTTAGAAGAGTTCCTTGGGGGGATTCGCCGCTATATTGCTAAGTCGAATGCTAACCGTGGTAGAGTGACGGTTGAATATGTCATGCTCGATCACATTAATGACAGCACCGACCAAGCGCATGAGCTGGCCAAGTTGATGAAAGATACCCCTTGTAAGGTAAACTTGATCCCATTTAATCCTTATCCTGGTTCTCCATACGGGCGTTCATCTAATTCTCGTATCGATAGATTCTCGAAAGTATTGATGGAATATGGTCTTACGGTTATCGTGCGTAAGACCCGCGGCGATGATATCGATGCAGCATGTGGCCAGCTAGCCGGTGATATTCGCGATAGAACCAAGCGTTTAGCGAAAAAACAAATGCAAGAGAGCCAAATTTCAGTCACAATGAACTAA